The sequence TATTGGGCAATGCCGCCGATGTGTATCCAGAGCTGGTCGCCCGCGGCATCACGCCCGACATCGTCACCGACCAAACCTCGGCTCACGATTTAGTCTATGGCTACGTGCCTCAAGGTTATGATATGGCAGCGATTAAAACCATGCGTGAGCATGACCACCCAACGCTGATGGCGGCCAGCTTAGCCAGCATCAAGGCCCACGTTGAAGCCATGCTGACGTTCCAAGCGCGCGGCGCCATCGTCTTTGACAATGGCAACCTGATTCGCACCCATGCCCACAACGCTGGCGTCAGCAACGCTTTTGACATCCCGGTGTTCACCGAAGCCTTCCTACGCCCGCTATTCTGCCGCGCGATTGGTCCCTTCCGCTGGGTGGCCCTGTCGAATAATCCGCAAGACATCGCCGTGATTGACGACTACATTCTGACCCGTTTCCCAGACAATAAAATCGTCACCAATTGGATTAACCTAGCCCGTGACTCTGTGCCGTTTGAAGGCTTACCAGCACGCATCGCCTGGCTGGGTCATCAAGAGCGTACTGATTTGGCCTTAGCCGTGAACGAGATGGTTGCCGATGGGCGCTTACAGGCCCCGATCGCCTTTACCCGCGATCACTTAGACGCCGGCGCGATGGCCCACCCCAACATCATGACCGAGAATTTAATTGATGGCTCAGACGCCATTGCCGACTGGCCGCTGATCAATGCCATGGTGAACTGTGCCTCACAGGCTGATTTAGTGGCGATTCACTCTGGCGGCGGCGGCTACAGCGGCTACATGACGTCCGCCGGCGTGACCGTCGTTGCCGACGGCACCGAGGCCGCAGCAGAACGCTTACAGCTAAGCATGACCAACGACACCAGCCTAGGCGTGATGCGCTATGCCGACGCTGGTTATCCAGAGGCCCTAGACGAAGCCATGCAAAAAGGATTGCAGTACATTTCACTCACCCAATAAGCTGAACCCGCCGCGTCAAGCCTTGGTTTGGCGCAGCGAACGCATTCACAGCAGAGGCCTTGCTACAGACAAGGCCTCATAATAAAAAAATACCGCAGGACCGAGGAGAATTTTATGAACACCAGTCAAACCGCCCCTAAGCCGACACCGCAAAGCGCCCGTAAAGCCGTCGCTGCGGCCTCTGTGGGCAATGCGCTCGAATGGTATGACTTCAGCGTTTTTGCCTTTTTTGCCGCTTACATCGGCCATAGTTTCTTTGTCGAGGGGGATGAAACCTCGGCCTTAATCAAAACCTTTTTAGTGTTTGCCGTCGGCTTTATTGCCCGCCCCTTAGGCGCGCTATTTTTAGGCCTATACGGTGATCGTGTCGGCCGCAAAGCCGCCCTCACCTTAACCATTAGCCTGATGGCCGTGGGTACGTTCATCATCGCGGTGGCGCCACCTTTATGGATGATTGGCGCCGGTGCGCCGCTATTATTACTGGTCGGTCGTTTGCTGCAAGGCTTCTCTGCCGGCGGCGAAATCGGCGGCGCGACTGCTTTTCTGGTTGAATCGGCACCCGAAGATAAAAAAGCCAGCTACGCCTCATGGCTACAGGCCAGCATGGGCATTTCCAACATTTTGGCAGCCTTAGTTGGCGTTGGCGTGACGACTTTTTTCACCGAGCCCGAGATCCAGCAGTGGGCCTGGCGTTTGCCGTTCATCATCGGCCTATTGATTGTGCCCGTAGGCATCTACATTCGCCGCAACCTCGATGAAACGCCCGAATTTCAAGCCCAAGCACAGCACACCAGCAAAGAACACACCCCCTTGTTTGACATCGTGCGCCGCTACCCTTTGCATCTGCTGTATGGCGCGATGTTCTCCATTTTATGGACGGTGTGCGTGTATGCCCTAATCATCTACATGCCCACCTATTACACGTCTAAAGTAGTGGGGCTAGGCTTCAGCAAAAACCAAGCCTTTACCGCCTCTCTCATCGGCAACGTGTTTATGGTCATCGGCAGCTTGATTTCAGGGCGCTGCGCCGACAAAATCGGCATGGCCAAAGTCTTGCGCTACAGCGCAATTTTGCTGATGGTCGGCAGCTATCCCTTATTGATGTGGCTTCACCACGATCCGGCAATGAGTACCTTGGTGTGCGTACACATCCTGTTCTGCCTGATGGTGGCGGCATTTTCTGGCGCAGCGCCTTCCGCCTTAGCCAGCATTTTCCCGGTAGAAGTACGCTCCACCGGCATGGCCGTGGCCTACAACATCGCCGCTATTTTCTTCGCCGGCTTTACCCCTGCACTGCTCACTTGGGCCACCAGCCATAACGTCATGGCGCCTTCCTTGTACTTAGCCGGCGCCTGCGTGATCGCCTTAATTGCGCTGCAAAAAATGTTTGACCTGCCTGGCCCACGCCTAAAAAAGGCCGTCGTACATGGTTAAGGCCAATGCCCTCACCAGCTTGGCGCAGCGCAAACGCTTAGAGTTTGTCACCTTAAGCAGCTATTTGTCGGTGTGCCGCACCCATAGCCCGAGCATCAGCGCCCAGCTTTTAGGCGCCTCACGCTCGGGCGTGAGTGAGCGCCTGAGTAAATTTGAGCAAACTTTAAATATCCCCTTGTTTGAACGCGCCCACAAAAAACTGTACGTCAATGAACAGGGGCTAACCTTGGGCAAGCACATTTTGCCCATGCTGCTATTGGCCCAGTTTGCCAGCCAATGCGCCACGGTGACCGTAAACGCTGAGCCGCTGTCACCGCAGTGGCTCAGCGTCCGCCTACCGCTGCGCTTTTATGGCGGGCCGCTGACCCATGCCCTAGAGGTCGCACTGCGCCACTGCCACAGGCGCTACCCACAGATATTGGTGTGGCCACAACCCTTAGACAGCTATGACGTGCGCCCCAGCAACGACACCCAATGGCAGCCACCTTGGCCGCTAGCAGGTGAAGTCAGCATAGACTGGGCGGCGCCCGATGCCCCGCTTCAGCCCCAGATGCCGCAGGGGCAATGGTGTGTCCTAAGCCATGTCGATTCAGGCCTCAACAGCCGCCTGCATCCAGAAGACCTGCAGACCCTCAAACTGTATCTACCACGCATGCCCTGGCTCTTACTCCAGCAAATCGCGGCCGTCACCGCTGCGGCCACCTGGTCTTTTGAGCACATCAGCCAAGACTATCGCCAGCTGATGACCCAGCCCAATCCTGAACAGCGCATGATTTTGGTTAATAGTCTGCTGCTCGACCCCGAAATCATGGCGCCAGACTGGCAGGTCAGCCGCATTGAACACCTGCCCTTGGCCAGCCTGCACAGCCACAGCCAAGGCCACCACCCGATTGTGGCCGAGTTCGAACAAGTCTTTAGCGCCGCCGTACACAACACCGGCCACAACGACAGCGTGGTGTGGCCCGCCGCGACTCAGCTCAAGCACTGGCACTATCTGCATCAAACCATTCGCTCCGGCTCCATCAGCGCAGGGGCTCAGGCCTTATTTATGTCGCAGCCTGCTTTAAGCATTCAACTCAAGCAGCTGGAACAGGCCCTAGGCACCAAGCTTTTAGAGCGCGGCATGGGCGTGCGCCACCTAACCATGACGCCGTTTGGCCAGCTGTTTTACGAACTGTGCCAAGGCCTGCACGATGCCCACCTACGCCTGATCGACTATAGCGAAGGCCAACGACTGAATCAGCAACAACACCTCTCCTTAGGCGTATTGCCCAGCGTCGACAATAAAAGCACGCTGTTGCAGCTGATTGCCAATCAAGTCACAGCTTGGCAGCAAAAAAATCCTCAGGTGTTTTTAGAAATAGTGGAAGAGCGCCATCGCTATTTAGTCGACGCCTTGCGCAGTCAGGCGCTGCACCTGGCCATCATCGAAGCCGATTCACCTTGGGTAACCCACCTACCGCTGCTGGCCCCAGAGGCCATGGGCTTAGTATTGAGTACCCAGCATCCACACGCAGGCCTCAGCCAGCTGGACTGGTCACAATTAAGCGACTATCCCTTGGTGTTGCCGCGTAAAAGCACCGGCATGCGGCTGTTAATTGACGAACATTGCCTCAGCCTTGGTTTGACCCTAAGGCCGGCGCTGGAATCTGACAGCCTCAACATCAACCAATACTGGCTCAGCGAAGGCCGCTATGCTGCCATTTTGCCGCGTTCAGCCGTCTCCCAGCTGATTGAACAAGGCAAAGTGGCCTTCATTCCGCTGGCGCCTACCTTACAACGCGTCTTACGCATCGCCTATTTAAGCAATCGGGTGCTCAGCCCGACCGAGCAAAGCCTGGTGCAATGCCTTTTGGCAGAGGCCGAAGCCGCACCCCATCACAGCAGCACCCCACCATAACAACAAAGACTTTGGAGAAATCGATGAAACGCTTATTAATTGCGACTCTTTTGTGCGGCCACAGCCTCGCTTGGGCCAACCTCACGCTCACCCCCGAGCGCCAACTGACCCTAGCCCAAGTTGACAGCGTGGCTCAGCAGCACGAAGCCGTCAGCCTTAACGCCGCCGCCTGGGCCAACGTACGCGCCGGCCATGAAGTGGTGCTACAGGCAGCCTTGAACAATCAAGCCGTTTATGGCCTCACCGTGGGCGTGGGCTGGAATAAAGACCACCCAGTTTTTGAAGAGCACCACGGCCAGCGCACTCTGTCGCCTGAGCTCTTGACGCTGTCGCGCCAGTTCAATCAATCGTCTTTACGCGCCCACAGCGCTGGGTTAGGCGAACCCTTGCCCGAAGCCGTAGTGCGCGCCGCCATGTTGATGCGTCTGAACACGTTTTTAAACGGTGAAGCCGGCGTATCCGCCGCCGTGGCCGAACAATACATCGCCTTTCTCAACCACGGCATCACCCCCATCGTGCCCAGCCGCGGCAGCGTTGGCGAAGCCGACATCACCCTCGCTGCCCATATTGGCTTAGCCATGATCGGTGAATGGGACGTTTGGTACCAAGGTAAGCGCCAGCCGGCGAGTAAAGTCATGGCCAAGCTAGGCATTAAGCCCCTACAGCCCATTGGTAAAGACTTTTTATCCATCCTCAGCACCAACGCTTTAATGGCCGCCCAAGCACAGCAAACCTTGCGTTCAGCGCAACGCCTCTACCAGCAGGAACTGGCCCTATTTGTGCTGATGCTCGAAGGCATGAACGGCAACGTTGCCCCCTTTAGCCACACCGCCATGCAAGCACGCCCATTCCCCGCCGCCAGCGCCGCCGCGGCCGACATTCGCCTCCAGCTGGATGGCAGCGATCTGTGGCAAACTCACCCACAGCGTGCGCTGCAAGACCCTTTATCCTATCGCTCTATGGCCTATACCCTGGGTGAAGTGCGCCAAGCCATGAGCCAACTCGAAACAGCTTTAACCTTGCAAATCAATCACAGTGACGACAATCCCGTGGTCTTAATCCATGGTTTAAACAATGCCGATGAAGGTAGCCAGATGCACCAATATGCCGTCTCCGGCAGCCATGAAGGCGCCATTGTGCCCACCGCCAACTTCAATTTTTTACCGGTGGCCCAAAGCGCCGCCCAGCTGAATGAAGCTTTAGCCAAGCTGGCCGAAATCATGACTCAGCAATTGATTCGCCTGGAAAATCCCGAGTTGACCAAACTGCCACGGTTTCTGGCGGCGCCCAACAACCACGGCCATGCCTTCGGCGCCATTCAAAAACCATTCGTTGCCACCAACCAACACATCAAAACGCTGGCTCAACCACTCTGGTTTGATTCGGTTACCCTCGCCGGCAGCATCGAAGACACAGCCAGCATGAGCAACCAAACCCTAGCCAATACACAAGCCATCATCGACGGCGTATACGAAATCGCTGCCTTCCAGCTGTTGCATGGCGCCCAAGCGGTGGCCCTACGCCCCGACTTCACCCCCAGCCGCAGCACTCAAAAACTGCTGAAGGCCTATCGCCAGCAGGTACCCTTCATTGAGCAAGACATAGCCTACACGCCGCTGATAGAAAAAAGTCTGCGTTTTTGGCGCAGCTATCAGCCTCATTAAGCCCTAAAGCCCTTAATCCCTAAACATTGGGGCTAAGGGCCATTCACACCCCTTCTCCCATAAATCCGCTATAATCAACTGCAGCCCTAACGGCACGTTTACCACACCTCAAAAAGTCTAACCCATGCACCCCAAAAACATTGGTCGGCTGGCCCTACCGCTCTTCACGCTCGCACTGGCGAGCTGCGCGCAACCCACGTCGCCTCAATCTGTAGCCGCAACAGGCGACTACGTCAGCGCCGACTACAACCAACGCGACGCAGGCTACGATTGGCTAGCCGTAAGCTTAAGTTCAACGCAACAAGGGCAACTGCTCGTTTCAGTACGCGCCCGTAACGACCGCAAACAACCCAGCTGCACTTTCGACGGATACGCCCAGCAAACAGGGCCGCAAACCTATGCCCTCAGCGTCCAAGGTCAAACCATTACCTTAACCGTCACGCCGACCCAACTGAGCATTAAAGCCGACCATGCGAAAGGCGACAGTGCCTTGGCCTACTACTGCTCTGGCGGCGCCACCCTTGCAGGCACCTACCACAAGCTAGCCGCACCATTAGACCGCCGCCAGTTAGACCCCCGCCCGTTCACTCCAGGCGCTTAAACACAAAAAAGGACACCTTACGGTGTCCTTTTTAATCTAGCAGCTTACTTAAACCGCTGCGGCCAAGCCTAGCCCTTCAACCTGAAGCGCAGCCTGGCTAATCGCCTGCTGCTTGCTTTCTGGAGACAGATTCACGCCTTCGGCACGAATCACTTCAATGTCGGTTACGCCGGTAAAGCCCAAGGCCGTACGCACAAAGCCTTCTTGAAAATCTAAGGCGTGTTCATCGCCATAAACGCCACCGCGACTGCTGACCAGATAAACTTTCTTATCACCAGCTAAGCCTTCAACGCCTTCAGCCGTATAGCGAAAGGTGCGGCGCGCCACTAAAACGTGGTCAAACCACGCTTTTAAGGTTGATGGCACGGTAAAGTTATACATGGGCACGCCTAGCACCAACACGTCGGCGTTTAAGTATTGTTCAATTAATCGGTCGCTTAACGCCATCTGCTCTGCCGTTGGGCTCATTAAAGCCGTGCCGCTTAAGTGGCCTACGGGGTTTTGGTCTAAATCCAAATACGTCACTTCGGCGTCGGTGTGCTGCTGCTTTAACTGAGCCACCACGGCGGCAGTTAGTTTTTTAGAAACGGACTCCGTATCCATGATGCTGCTGTCGATGTGTAAAATATTCATTGCACTCTGGTCCTAATATTGATTTATTCTGTTGGCACGAGCTGATCTAACCCGCTTTGATTAAGGTTTATTATCCTTGAATACTCTGGGTTTGAGTACGCCCAAGACCAGAACTGATCGTGCCAAAAATAGAACAATTGACCCGCGCGGCTACCGAAACATTCAGCCGCCACTACTCAGGCCGCCTTAACCCTATTAATAACAATCGGCTAATGACTGCCCATAGCCCATCCCGCTGACACCAGACTAGGCTAAATCCCGCCTCAGCACAGCAGCATGGCCTAAATGAGGCTCATGCCAGATGCAGCCACAGACGGCACCCAAAATGACAACACGATGCGGTAACCCGCATCGTGTTTCTGACACAAAATTAACGCTGTGAATCCAGCACTTCATGATTGGTCACGACCTGCTGTGCTTTAGCATAGCTTTCGATTAACAATTTGTAGTGAGGGAAAATATGGGTATAGGCTTCGGCCCATTCAGCCGCATCTTCACGATTCCAAGTGCCCTGTAATTCAGAGGCCACAGCCGCAGTGTCCATCGGCACCGCACCTGCTTGAGCCATACGGGCCAAGGTGATTTCCTGCGCCATTTTAGAATAAGTGCCAGAAGCATCAATCACGACAAAAACTTTATAACCGTCGGCAATGGCACTGATGGCTGGGAAAGCCATGCACACGCTGGTGATGGTGCCCGCAATGATGAGGGTTTTACGGCCAGTGGCTTTGACTGCATTAACAAAATCGGCATTATCCCAAGCGTTGATCTCCCCTTTACGCGCCACATATTGTGCATGTGGTGCCGCCTCATGAATTTCAGGAATCAAAGGGCCATTCGGACCTTGGGGCACAGAGGCCGTAGTGATCACCGGCAGCTTGGCTAACGTAGCCACTTTAGCTAAAGCCGTAGCACGCTCACGTAAGTCAGTCATGGGCATATCGCCCACGGTTTGGAATAGGCCACTTTGATGATCAATCAGCAGCATCACTGCATCGTTGGCGTCAATCACTGGGCGTTGGCCGTTGAAGTTGGCAGGTTGTGACATGAGAAGACTCCTTTTTTTTACAGAATAACAATCTAAAATTTAAAGGCGCTCAATCGGCCTCAGGGCAAATCATCACAGCCTAAACCCACTCCTGAGTCTTGCTGCTGGACTTGATGAATGCATTCTAAATCACGGCAAACGTGCCCAGTAGCCCACGATTCCACAACTTATCGTTTCATAAAAAGAACAATCGCCCATCAATAAAAAATCCAAACAACCATACAAAACCCACAAAACCCATGCATGAGGACACCAGAAAAGACGCCTAATCGCCATTCATCACCTTTAACTTGACTGTGCCAATGCGTGACAGCGCATCAAAATCATTTGTCATTTCGATCATGAGTTAAGTCATGATAAGATGCATTACATACAAAAGCCGATTTTTATGGACAAATGAATACCGTTATGACCGGTATTCATGCAACTTCTACTTAATTTTGAAAAATTGATAAATAAACTGCCTTACACATTGAACCAAAAATGCTTAATCAATATCCAATCTGCCTCAACCGAATTTAGTTGAGCCTCTTTGCCATCAATGGCTAATATTTAATCAACTCAGGTAGATGAAATGAAAGGTGCAATTAAGTTGCCCATCCCAACGGCTTCACAGTAATAGGATGAAAAAAAGCATTCACCATATCTTAAACTAAATCATATACATTTATAAAAACTATATTAAAAACAATTGTTTGGTAAAAATCTATTAGGGACAAAGCTATTTTTTTTGTTCTATAATCAGAGCCTTTTAATAGGGGACGGGGACTATGAAATACATGCCTAAAACCATCGGCTATGCCAGAATCTCAACCGATGATCAAACCTTAGACTTACAGACCGATGCTTTAAAAAAATCTGGGTGTAGCCTGATTTATAATGAAGTGGCCAGCGGTAAAAATGCTCATCAACGCCCTAAATTAATCAAATGCTTGAGCCAATTAAAAGCCGGTGATCGGCTCATCGTCTGGCGCTTAGATCGACTCGGCCGCAGCGTCAATGATTTGGTCAGCATCATTACGCAACTGGAAGAAAAATCCATTTATTTTGAAAGCATTACCGAAAAAATAGACACAAAAAGCAATACTGGCAAGCTGATTTTTCATATTTTTGCTGCTCTGGCCGAGTTTGAACGCAACCTGATTCGTGAGCGTACATTTGCTGGCCTTGCGGCTGCAAAAGCCAGGGGCCGCGTGGGCGGGCGCCGCCCTAAGCTAAACGAACGCCAAATTGAAGAGATTAATCATCTTTTTTTTACCCAAAAAATCACCATTTCGGACTTGGCACAGCAATACAATGTCTCTAGAACCACAATTTCCAATAAGCTGAGGAAGCCTGCTTCATTTTAATACCATGATCTACTCCCTAAAATACGCCTCACCAATTGGTTAAAAAACCAAAAGCCATATAGAAACAATTAAATACATAACAAATGCGTGATGATAGTCAAATTAAATAAGCTTATAAGAGTATGATTTAGCGTAAAATAGACCATCGTCAATAATGGTAGTACACGTTGAAATACACGCTTTTTCAGACCATGGTCACCGTCTGCTTCTGTGGCTTATGGCTAAGTGCTTGTACCATTGACACGCACTTATCAGCAAATGGTTTAATCTGTGTCAACAGCGGCATCCTGCTGCCGTTGGCCAACATGATGCTGACGGTGTTTATCGGCCTCAAGGCGCAACACTATCAGCGCCAAACGGCTACAGGCATTGCCATTTGGACAGCCTCTTTATTATTGGTGTATGCCTTCGCCTAAGACATGAGGCCCTGACCATAAAGCATGATCAGGGCCTACAAAGCAATAACTACCACACTTAGCGTCGGTTAATCCACTTCAGAAAATTCCATCACGATGGTGGCGGAGGCGGTAAAATCGCCCAAGGGAATGTTAGACCCCTGAGTAATCGGTGCCGCAGTTAAATCCCAATTGCCGCTGTTACTCGGCGTTTCTGGCATCTTGGTGAATTCATTGGGCTTCACGACTTGCCCTTTATGCTTGACCACCACCGCTAGATTTTCCATGCTGCTGGCCACGTAATCGTTAGAAAAAGAAGCCGGACGTGCGGACAAGCCAATACCAATGCCCTTCATGCCTTTATCGAAACTGCCGCCAGAGCATTGATAAGAAACCGGAATGCTTTTCACATAGCGGCTACCATCTAGGCTGGTCTGAGGGATGTCTTTAAAATCTACTTCAATGGTACGCCCATCGTTCACCACGCACTTATCAGGCACCGTCAATAACGCAGTTTCAATCACCACTCGCGCCATCGGAATGCCACCGTAATCGGTATTGATCCCCGGAATATTAACGCGGCCATACATGTCGACAATTTCCCGCATATTGATGTCAATACCGTTTACAATTGGCTTACGCAGCTTAAACGTCACATAGCCTTTTGAACCAGAGCCAAATGTCGGATGGCTCGCCGTCGGTGGATTGGCGGCATTACAGGCAAACGAAATTCTCATGTCGTTGTCTTGATCAGGAAACGGCACCAAGAAATAGGTGTTACGGTTACCCGCAATAAACATATCGATGCGAATATCGATGTAGTCATTGAGGCGATGGTAGCCTGCATTGCCGTTGATGTCCGACACGGGTAAATTGGTTAAGGCACGATAATGAACCGGCCCCCACAGCGTTTCTCTTGGCTGAGAGCAATAAAAGGTGCCAGGATAAGTACCCGACAAAGAAAAATCATGCCGAAAAGTGCTGCCGGCCACGTTGGCTAATTGCCCGTCTCTCAAGGTGACTCGATACAGGTTAGGCGAGCCTTTTGAGGGTTCGACCTGCCCAGGCTGGCCGGCCCAAGCGGCAGTAGACAGCAAGCAGCCAATGAGCGGCGCCATGAATCGCCATTTAATCAATGAGATCATCATTATCGATATTCCAAGGTAAAATTAGTGATGGCCTGAAAAGCACCCGTTTTAATGTTTTTCGCCTGCACCGCAGAAGGATGTCCTTCTACTCGGGCATGAAACTTAAGGACGTTGCTGCCTGAATTCAGAGTTTGCGCTTCAGTCCACTCCCCTAAAGGCAAGAGCTCATCCGAGTTTTCCTTGCCAAATAGGGCAATGGCGATGTCGTCAGCCCCAGTCACCTTCAATCGACCAGGCAGCTCGCCATCTTCCAGCCCCATGAACATCACCGATACATCATTTAAAATGCTGGTGTCGCAATTCAATAGCCGAATTTCAAACGGCTGCTTCAGCCCCTTGCCGATGCTGTACAGCATTTTGACGTCGACTTCGCGTAGCTGAATGATCTGCTTCTCTGAACCCACATCCAATTCACAGGTTTTTTTAATGACGGTGCCCTTAAAATTCACCTTAGACCCAATCAGCTCCAGTGGATTATTACTGGGAATTTCTTCTGCCTGAGCGCTGCCCAGCAACAGCAGCCCGCTTAGACCCAGCACCACTGCTAATGGCTTGTTCATCATCGCTGCTCCTTATAGATAACTCACACGGATGTTCACGACGGAACTAAACTCACCCCCTCGAACCGATTTTTGCGTGGATTCCAAACCGGCGTAGAACAGCAGCACGTTTTCGCCCGGATTAAGCAAATAAGCCTGATTCACTTCATTCAGCTTAATCACCCGCCCTTGTTGATCGGTAAAACGCACCCCAACGCCACGTGCCTCACCATGTGCCGCCAAAAGCTGAGGGTTGAGCCGATCAGACTCACCCACAAACGTCAGCGTGGCACCGTATTGGCCATTTAAAAACACATCGGTGCCTACCCCATCGGCGCGCGCCTCAAACTGTTCGCCCTGCATCAACGGCCCTCTTGCATCATAAGCACCCAGCAAACAGCCAGAAAACTTTAAACGAATGGGCACAGCGGCACTGCGCGCACCGGCCTGATTAAACGCCTTAGCGCTCACCACGCCTAAATCAACCGACTGGGTGATGGTGTCCATCCGCATCTCACACGTGCTGCTCACCAAAGTACCGATAATGCGTACCGTGCCTAACGTGCCTGAAATGTAGTCATCCGGTAAAGACGCAGCATGGGAGAGGCCACTCAGGCCCAACAAACAAAAAATCAGTGTGCGGTGATTCATAAATCCGTCCTTTATCAGCATAGATTAAGCCTATTTTTTCGTTTCATCCGCGCCTGGCTGTGCCACACAGTTTTGCTGTGCATCGCAGGCAAACTTAAGCTCAGGATGGCCCCCATAATCGTTGATGTAGTCCAATACAAACGTTGACGGTACTGGGTTCTTCAAAGTAATGGTTTCGGTGGCGAAAGGAGCCAGCATCAAACCGCCAAACCCAGCCATGTCGCGGCCACCCTTGTCTCTAAAATCATTGGCAAAGCCAGTCATCACAATGTAAAACGGCGTGGGGTTATTCACCGTCAATTGATTTTGAGCGCGTTTAAACGTTAACTGCTCCTGCCAAATTGTGCCGCGCTTAGGCACAATGGCCTGAGGTCGATAAAACAGCTTCACCCGCGTTTGTAGGGCCAGCTGCAATACATTGCTTTTATCGCTTTTAGGCGGTACTTCGCGCACATTGAAAAAGAACAGGCTTTCCCTATCCTGTGGCAAGGTATTCACTTCAGGCAGCGTGGTGACGCGAATCACGCTTTTGCTGCCCGGCTCCATCCTTTGCAGCGGCGGCAGCGCCACTAAGGGCGACGTGATTTTTTGATAATGTTCATCTTCTAGCCAGGTTTGGGCCAAAAAAGGCAGCTCTTT comes from Neisseriaceae bacterium CLB008 and encodes:
- a CDS encoding fimbrial protein — its product is MAPLIGCLLSTAAWAGQPGQVEPSKGSPNLYRVTLRDGQLANVAGSTFRHDFSLSGTYPGTFYCSQPRETLWGPVHYRALTNLPVSDINGNAGYHRLNDYIDIRIDMFIAGNRNTYFLVPFPDQDNDMRISFACNAANPPTASHPTFGSGSKGYVTFKLRKPIVNGIDINMREIVDMYGRVNIPGINTDYGGIPMARVVIETALLTVPDKCVVNDGRTIEVDFKDIPQTSLDGSRYVKSIPVSYQCSGGSFDKGMKGIGIGLSARPASFSNDYVASSMENLAVVVKHKGQVVKPNEFTKMPETPSNSGNWDLTAAPITQGSNIPLGDFTASATIVMEFSEVD
- a CDS encoding fimbrial protein, producing MMNKPLAVVLGLSGLLLLGSAQAEEIPSNNPLELIGSKVNFKGTVIKKTCELDVGSEKQIIQLREVDVKMLYSIGKGLKQPFEIRLLNCDTSILNDVSVMFMGLEDGELPGRLKVTGADDIAIALFGKENSDELLPLGEWTEAQTLNSGSNVLKFHARVEGHPSAVQAKNIKTGAFQAITNFTLEYR
- a CDS encoding fimbrial protein; translated protein: MNHRTLIFCLLGLSGLSHAASLPDDYISGTLGTVRIIGTLVSSTCEMRMDTITQSVDLGVVSAKAFNQAGARSAAVPIRLKFSGCLLGAYDARGPLMQGEQFEARADGVGTDVFLNGQYGATLTFVGESDRLNPQLLAAHGEARGVGVRFTDQQGRVIKLNEVNQAYLLNPGENVLLFYAGLESTQKSVRGGEFSSVVNIRVSYL
- a CDS encoding molecular chaperone, which codes for MNKSFRWACILGLMVSTAAQAAITIDRTRVVYSGDMRSVSINLSNDNKELPFLAQTWLEDEHYQKITSPLVALPPLQRMEPGSKSVIRVTTLPEVNTLPQDRESLFFFNVREVPPKSDKSNVLQLALQTRVKLFYRPQAIVPKRGTIWQEQLTFKRAQNQLTVNNPTPFYIVMTGFANDFRDKGGRDMAGFGGLMLAPFATETITLKNPVPSTFVLDYINDYGGHPELKFACDAQQNCVAQPGADETKK